The Brachyspira aalborgi genome has a segment encoding these proteins:
- a CDS encoding tetratricopeptide repeat protein, with protein sequence MDSKLTMPFENELTNEEITSIDEYVERTYEEHKNNHKELTRLGMQASAAVAAGKARAAELANQSFLKNLLGNITGKNRKLRGEIDRDFAISQEASIKMIAKLAQQGKLTFDAIMGVNVKLNSLSNQIDKEFNEIYSQINKMMTMAMSSLIRESQRIDKLERSMNVVHLESTIEYLEFGGTLYKDLSDNEKILCIISDFFLATKGNYSINDIMMLKPMMDKIGVNPKDKISMLSLYETLNSNDKIANKLFEALDKAKLKELDDIYIPLLGNLQKIESLKNEEKYIVDSVVEISKSPEQDVQFSLLKSYANNNLNMDLEKENSYFDLSVAIINELSNIDNVEIAETEEINIKKIPASAQNYYDNAIELIGEEDFKGALFLLKKALENGMDNSEIYESLAKASLSLGEFDELPNYYKLAIERGNATYQNYYRFGISSFIKLFVEKQKENNYEEVIKALEKAIELSDKSVYIYINLGVIYRMLEDYDKAVEYYDKAIKLEKDNALAYFNKADALGKRDGNKNRFLIEECLNKAIAFDPRYEGQTKYSWGEYFNDLSKLECDFDTNSEDKFELEMLKRLNSFI encoded by the coding sequence ATGGATTCTAAATTAACTATGCCGTTTGAAAATGAATTAACAAACGAAGAAATAACTTCTATAGACGAATATGTCGAAAGAACTTATGAAGAACACAAAAATAACCATAAAGAGCTTACAAGATTAGGAATGCAGGCAAGCGCCGCGGTTGCCGCGGGAAAAGCAAGAGCCGCAGAATTGGCAAATCAAAGCTTTTTAAAAAATTTATTGGGAAATATTACGGGAAAAAATAGAAAATTAAGAGGCGAGATAGACAGAGATTTTGCAATATCGCAAGAAGCAAGTATAAAAATGATTGCTAAATTGGCTCAACAGGGAAAATTAACTTTTGACGCAATTATGGGAGTAAATGTAAAATTAAATTCTTTGAGTAATCAAATAGATAAAGAATTTAACGAAATATATTCCCAAATAAATAAAATGATGACTATGGCAATGAGTTCTTTAATAAGAGAATCTCAAAGAATAGATAAATTGGAAAGAAGTATGAATGTCGTTCATTTAGAGTCGACTATTGAATATTTGGAATTCGGAGGAACTTTATATAAAGACTTATCAGACAATGAAAAAATATTATGCATTATATCCGATTTCTTTTTAGCTACGAAAGGAAATTATTCTATAAACGATATTATGATGTTAAAGCCAATGATGGATAAAATAGGAGTTAATCCGAAAGATAAAATATCTATGTTGAGTTTATACGAAACTTTAAATTCAAATGACAAAATAGCGAACAAGTTATTTGAAGCTTTAGATAAAGCTAAACTTAAAGAATTAGACGATATTTATATACCTTTACTTGGCAATTTACAAAAAATAGAATCTTTGAAAAATGAAGAAAAATATATTGTCGACAGCGTAGTAGAAATATCAAAATCGCCCGAGCAAGATGTTCAATTTAGTTTATTAAAAAGCTATGCAAATAATAATTTAAATATGGATTTAGAAAAAGAGAATTCATATTTTGATTTGAGCGTTGCAATAATAAACGAGCTTTCAAATATTGATAATGTGGAAATTGCGGAAACGGAAGAAATTAATATAAAGAAAATTCCCGCATCCGCTCAAAATTATTACGATAATGCGATTGAATTGATTGGAGAGGAAGATTTTAAGGGAGCTTTATTTTTGCTTAAAAAGGCTTTAGAAAACGGAATGGATAATTCTGAAATATACGAGAGTTTAGCGAAAGCGTCTTTATCTCTTGGAGAATTTGACGAGCTTCCAAATTATTATAAATTGGCGATTGAAAGAGGAAATGCAACTTATCAAAATTATTATAGATTTGGCATAAGTTCATTTATTAAATTATTTGTAGAAAAGCAAAAAGAAAATAATTATGAAGAAGTAATTAAAGCGTTAGAAAAAGCAATAGAACTTTCGGATAAAAGCGTTTATATCTATATTAATTTAGGCGTAATTTATAGAATGTTGGAAGATTACGATAAAGCCGTAGAATATTACGACAAAGCTATAAAATTAGAAAAAGATAACGCTTTGGCATATTTTAATAAAGCTGATGCGTTAGGTAAAAGAGATGGTAATAAAAATAGATTTTTGATTGAAGAATGTTTAAATAAGGCAATAGCTTTTGACCCTCGATATGAGGGACAAACAAAATATTCTTGGGGAGAATACTTCAACGATTTATCAAAATTAGAATGCGATTTTGATACGAATTCGGAAGACAAATTTGAATTGGAAATGCTTAAAAGATTAAATTCTTTCATATAA
- the mfd gene encoding transcription-repair coupling factor produces MENSDIANLLIERFIESEEYKSLNIDNVKNIFGLKGGSDALFFASIFKDKGESFLIIKENESEAMLLSQSLNFYNIPNYYFPDYDSIPFTKMSPITDIAQERINILYKLINKEKCVIVSTINSITKKIPNKKDLEKLYINLKVNDKINLEDLRLKLNDLGYIIDIDISEKGTAAIRGSIIDIFSVGYDNPIRIEMFDDYIESIRMFKIEDGRSFENLEEIIIYPVREAIYSDSMIEEFLKRENIEAELKENISKNKYFAGSENLLSLFYSDLETIFDYFKDKIIFLDDYIKLENKLINIFDSIEENFNSADNIFNIIESPNKLYIDSNYFDEIIKKSINITHFIIENNTYQFNFSKGESFKSRLTDFLDYIKDYREKDYLIILSTGHYDQANRFYKITRELKPTIIGAEDDINIKEKSEIIIASNDRELDLSNNKNNFYIITAPSSSGFIKEDIKTIFIADWEVFGRKRKKIKKLPKVNKNIIDTFVDLNVGDYAVHVNYGIGKYLGLTRKSSNGKEKDYLTLEYLEGDKLYIPVEQMNFVQKYISGGGHTPRLTSLRTSAWEKIKSRAKADALTTARDLIRLYVIRSNIQGNIYGHDTQWQDDFEASFKYEETQDQLRAINDIKKDMESGKMMDRLVCGDVGFGKTEVAFRAIFKAIMAGKQCAMLCPTTILSQQHYNNAKKRFEDFPITINALNRFVNMKQAQENKESLKNGECDLIIGTHALLSKDIEFKNLGLIVIDEEQRFGVKHKETLKKLRLETDVLTLSATPIPRTLNMALTGIRDISVIETPPLNRIPVKTFVMEFNEEIVISAIDRELKRKGQIFYLYNRVEGIDSFALMIKKLCPKARICVAHGRMSGNQLEKIMRDFIDYKYDILVSTTIIENGIDIPNANTILIENAHTFGLSELYQLRGRVGRSDREAYAYMFYPANLSLSEIAYKRLSAISEHTDLGAGFKIAMRDLEIRGAGNILGDEQSGMIYQVGYELYTQMLEEATNEFKGDIKEVTFDTVIDFKYDLYIPDFYISDVKEKISVYKLILRSQSDEDIESSKEYMTDKYGKIPKVIEDIFEIAKLKVILKRARILSVIEGQNCLYVKLDKYSHIDTNKLMQLINSKDSKIKFDLNNFNQLIISDIEDAENNLNLKIEKVRNLVLAIESHEINIKKDNNDNKIKDIIEENLESQKIENKKSPIKRNVRKKPLKVIIRKSK; encoded by the coding sequence ATGGAAAACTCTGATATTGCAAATCTATTAATAGAAAGATTTATAGAAAGCGAAGAATATAAATCTCTAAATATAGATAATGTAAAAAATATATTTGGGCTTAAAGGCGGAAGCGATGCTTTATTTTTTGCCTCTATTTTTAAAGATAAAGGCGAAAGTTTTTTAATAATTAAAGAAAATGAAAGCGAGGCTATGCTTTTAAGTCAGTCTCTAAATTTTTATAATATTCCAAATTATTATTTTCCCGATTACGATAGCATTCCATTTACAAAAATGTCGCCGATAACGGATATCGCTCAAGAGAGAATAAATATTTTATACAAACTTATAAATAAAGAAAAATGCGTAATAGTATCGACTATAAATTCAATAACTAAAAAAATTCCTAACAAAAAAGATTTAGAAAAATTATATATAAACTTAAAAGTTAATGACAAAATTAATTTAGAAGATTTAAGATTAAAGTTAAACGATTTGGGTTATATAATAGATATAGATATTTCAGAAAAAGGAACTGCCGCTATTCGAGGAAGCATAATAGATATTTTTTCCGTAGGATATGATAATCCCATTAGAATAGAAATGTTTGACGATTATATTGAAAGTATTAGAATGTTTAAGATAGAAGACGGGCGTTCATTTGAAAATTTGGAAGAGATTATTATTTATCCCGTTAGAGAAGCTATATATAGCGATTCTATGATAGAAGAATTTTTAAAAAGAGAAAATATTGAGGCGGAACTTAAAGAAAATATATCTAAAAATAAATATTTTGCAGGAAGTGAAAATTTACTTTCTTTATTTTATTCAGACTTGGAAACTATATTTGATTATTTTAAAGATAAAATAATATTTTTAGACGATTATATAAAATTAGAAAATAAATTAATAAATATATTTGATTCTATAGAAGAAAATTTTAATAGCGCGGATAATATTTTTAATATAATAGAAAGTCCAAATAAATTATATATAGACTCTAATTATTTTGACGAAATAATAAAAAAATCAATCAATATAACTCATTTTATAATTGAAAATAATACATATCAATTTAATTTTAGCAAAGGAGAATCTTTCAAATCGAGATTAACGGATTTTTTAGATTATATAAAAGATTACAGAGAAAAAGATTATTTAATAATTTTATCAACGGGACATTATGACCAGGCAAATAGATTTTATAAAATAACGCGAGAATTAAAACCGACTATAATCGGAGCAGAAGACGATATAAACATAAAAGAAAAATCGGAAATTATTATAGCAAGCAACGATAGAGAACTTGATTTATCAAATAATAAAAATAATTTCTATATTATAACCGCTCCTTCTTCTTCAGGATTTATAAAAGAAGATATAAAAACTATATTCATAGCCGATTGGGAAGTATTTGGAAGAAAAAGAAAAAAGATAAAAAAACTTCCTAAAGTAAATAAAAATATAATAGACACTTTTGTCGATTTAAATGTCGGCGATTATGCAGTTCATGTAAATTATGGAATAGGAAAATATTTAGGCTTAACTAGAAAATCATCCAACGGAAAAGAAAAAGATTATTTAACTTTGGAATATTTGGAAGGCGATAAATTATATATTCCCGTAGAGCAAATGAATTTTGTTCAAAAATATATTTCAGGAGGCGGACATACTCCAAGATTAACTTCTTTAAGAACGAGCGCTTGGGAGAAAATAAAGAGCAGAGCTAAAGCGGACGCTTTAACTACGGCAAGAGATTTGATAAGGCTATATGTAATAAGGTCTAATATTCAGGGAAATATTTACGGACATGACACTCAATGGCAGGACGATTTTGAAGCTTCATTTAAATACGAAGAAACTCAAGACCAATTAAGAGCGATTAACGATATTAAAAAAGATATGGAAAGCGGTAAAATGATGGATAGGCTCGTATGCGGAGATGTGGGATTTGGAAAAACAGAAGTCGCTTTTAGAGCTATTTTTAAGGCAATAATGGCGGGAAAACAATGCGCCATGCTATGTCCGACTACTATTTTATCTCAACAGCATTATAATAACGCTAAAAAAAGATTTGAAGATTTCCCGATAACGATAAACGCTTTAAACAGATTTGTAAATATGAAACAAGCTCAAGAAAATAAAGAGAGCTTAAAAAACGGAGAATGCGATTTAATAATAGGAACTCATGCACTTTTGTCAAAAGATATTGAATTTAAAAATTTGGGATTAATAGTAATAGACGAAGAGCAGAGATTTGGCGTAAAACATAAAGAAACTTTAAAAAAATTAAGATTAGAAACGGATGTTTTAACTTTATCGGCGACTCCGATTCCTCGAACTTTAAATATGGCTTTAACGGGAATAAGAGATATAAGCGTAATAGAAACTCCGCCTTTAAATAGAATTCCCGTAAAAACTTTTGTAATGGAATTTAACGAAGAGATTGTAATATCGGCGATAGATAGAGAACTTAAAAGAAAAGGACAAATATTTTATTTATATAATAGAGTCGAAGGAATTGATTCTTTCGCGCTTATGATAAAAAAATTATGTCCAAAAGCAAGAATATGCGTAGCTCATGGAAGAATGTCGGGAAATCAATTAGAAAAAATAATGAGAGATTTTATAGATTATAAATACGATATATTGGTTTCTACAACGATAATAGAAAACGGAATAGATATACCAAACGCCAATACTATATTAATAGAAAACGCCCATACTTTCGGATTGTCGGAACTTTATCAATTAAGAGGAAGAGTCGGAAGAAGCGATAGAGAGGCTTACGCTTATATGTTTTATCCCGCTAATTTGTCTTTAAGCGAAATTGCATATAAAAGATTATCTGCAATATCGGAACATACAGATTTGGGAGCTGGATTTAAAATAGCGATGAGAGATTTAGAGATAAGAGGAGCAGGAAATATTTTAGGAGATGAGCAGTCGGGAATGATTTATCAAGTAGGATACGAATTATACACTCAAATGCTTGAAGAGGCTACTAACGAATTTAAAGGCGATATTAAAGAAGTCACTTTTGATACGGTTATAGATTTTAAATACGATTTATATATACCCGATTTTTATATTTCGGATGTTAAAGAAAAAATATCGGTTTATAAATTAATTCTTCGTTCTCAAAGCGATGAAGATATAGAATCTTCAAAAGAATATATGACTGACAAATATGGAAAAATTCCTAAAGTAATAGAAGATATATTTGAAATAGCCAAACTTAAAGTAATATTGAAGAGAGCGAGAATATTATCGGTTATAGAAGGACAAAATTGCTTATATGTTAAATTAGATAAATATTCGCATATAGATACAAATAAACTTATGCAATTAATTAATTCAAAAGATTCTAAAATAAAATTTGATTTGAATAATTTTAATCAACTTATAATATCCGATATTGAAGACGCTGAAAATAATTTAAACTTAAAAATAGAGAAAGTAAGAAATTTAGTTTTGGCGATTGAAAGCCATGAAATCAATATTAAAAAAGATAATAACGATAATAAAATTAAAGACATTATAGAAGAGAATTTAGAATCTCAAAAAATCGAAAATAAAAAATCGCCTATTAAAAGAAATGTAAGAAAAAAGCCTTTAAAAGTAATAATAAGAAAATCAAAGTGA
- a CDS encoding Rpn family recombination-promoting nuclease/putative transposase, whose product MNNKPFNPLNDCFVRYFFTDKGGEKVLLDFINAVMISADMKTFKAVEILNPFNLKRHYKDKETIVDVKCITKNGTVVIIEVQLSGNSRFPERILYYWSANYSKLLKKGEEYEYLTPVISINLLNFNLNKKNSNVHSCYMIYDTKNKNLLTDHLQIHIIELKKFKFNDNDLKNDLNYWLGFFTTNNMEAYMSEIVKEKPIMEEAHKRYNNFIRSRLMMTEYEKKELYQYDKQISLEDKRREGIKEGMKKGKLEGIKNEKYSIAKTLKQMNMDDASISKATGLTIKEIQNISAHGKN is encoded by the coding sequence ATGAATAACAAACCATTTAATCCACTAAACGATTGTTTTGTTCGGTATTTCTTTACTGATAAAGGAGGCGAAAAAGTTCTTCTTGATTTTATAAACGCCGTTATGATTAGCGCAGACATGAAAACTTTTAAAGCCGTTGAAATTCTTAATCCGTTTAATTTGAAAAGACATTATAAAGATAAAGAAACTATTGTAGATGTGAAATGTATAACCAAAAACGGAACGGTTGTAATTATCGAAGTTCAATTATCGGGCAATTCAAGATTTCCCGAAAGAATACTTTATTATTGGTCTGCAAATTATAGTAAACTTTTAAAGAAAGGCGAAGAGTATGAATACTTAACGCCTGTGATTAGTATCAATCTTCTTAATTTTAATTTGAATAAAAAGAATAGCAATGTGCATAGCTGTTATATGATTTATGATACTAAAAATAAAAATCTATTAACCGACCATTTGCAAATACATATAATAGAATTAAAGAAATTTAAATTTAATGATAATGATTTAAAAAATGATTTAAATTATTGGCTTGGATTTTTTACAACTAATAACATGGAGGCTTATATGTCAGAAATAGTAAAAGAAAAACCTATAATGGAAGAAGCGCATAAGAGGTATAATAATTTTATAAGAAGCCGATTAATGATGACCGAGTATGAGAAAAAAGAACTTTATCAATACGATAAACAAATATCGCTTGAAGATAAAAGGCGAGAAGGAATTAAAGAAGGCATGAAAAAAGGAAAACTTGAAGGAATAAAAAACGAAAAATATTCAATAGCCAAAACCTTAAAACAAATGAACATGGACGATGCATCCATAAGCAAAGCTACAGGATTAACAATTAAAGAAATCCAAAATATAAGCGCTCACGGAAAAAATTAA
- a CDS encoding glycosyltransferase family 2 protein yields the protein MPKVSVILPIYNVEKYLRKCLDSVINQTFKDIEIICINDCSADNCENIILEYAKKDGRIKIINNEKNYGIGFSRNIGINESSGEYISFIDADDYIEKDYIEILYNTAIKNKADIVFTNNINIVRDKIIKPYYHNRINIWKKKFRENETWKEGISDFNVNTPEKENTPEYPLVSTVNKIFKKDFIEKNNLKFQNYIVSEDTEFFYKYLLYSPKKFYNNEAKYYYVQRKSSLTHSIEKDNQMITDALSVFKNIFNIYKEKKIELLKDANYYNFNSFLFVFNNYKAQNKNEFYKKCHDLMKDLNVEIDKDKHPFEAYSCHIMKTNGDYNIYLYKVERIKKKVFSVAWWIPSITLREKYKKYNLNKIAKKKFEEELKNQ from the coding sequence ATGCCGAAAGTTTCAGTAATTTTGCCAATATACAATGTCGAAAAATATTTAAGAAAATGTTTAGATAGCGTTATAAATCAAACTTTTAAGGATATTGAAATAATATGCATTAACGATTGCTCCGCCGACAACTGCGAAAATATAATTTTAGAATATGCAAAAAAAGACGGCAGAATAAAAATCATAAATAATGAAAAAAATTATGGAATTGGTTTTTCTCGCAATATTGGAATTAATGAAAGTTCGGGAGAATATATTTCTTTTATAGACGCTGACGATTATATCGAAAAAGATTATATTGAAATTTTATATAATACGGCGATTAAAAATAAAGCCGATATAGTTTTTACAAATAATATAAATATAGTAAGAGATAAAATAATAAAACCTTATTATCATAACAGAATAAATATTTGGAAAAAGAAATTTAGAGAAAATGAAACTTGGAAAGAAGGAATAAGTGATTTTAATGTAAATACTCCCGAAAAGGAAAATACTCCCGAATATCCTTTAGTTTCTACGGTTAATAAAATATTTAAAAAAGATTTTATAGAAAAAAATAATTTGAAATTTCAAAATTATATCGTTTCGGAAGATACGGAATTTTTTTATAAATATTTATTATATTCTCCGAAAAAATTTTATAATAACGAAGCAAAATATTATTATGTTCAAAGAAAATCATCTTTAACGCATTCTATAGAAAAAGACAATCAAATGATTACGGACGCTTTATCGGTATTCAAAAATATATTTAATATTTATAAAGAAAAAAAAATAGAATTATTGAAAGATGCAAATTATTATAATTTTAATTCTTTTCTTTTTGTATTCAATAATTATAAAGCTCAAAATAAAAATGAATTTTATAAAAAATGCCATGATTTAATGAAAGATTTGAATGTCGAAATAGACAAAGATAAACATCCTTTCGAGGCTTATTCCTGCCATATAATGAAAACGAACGGCGATTATAATATTTATTTGTATAAAGTTGAAAGAATAAAGAAAAAAGTTTTTTCAGTCGCTTGGTGGATTCCTTCTATAACTTTGAGAGAAAAATATAAAAAATATAATTTGAATAAAATTGCAAAAAAGAAGTTTGAAGAAGAATTAAAAAATCAATAA